A genomic region of Elephas maximus indicus isolate mEleMax1 chromosome 10, mEleMax1 primary haplotype, whole genome shotgun sequence contains the following coding sequences:
- the LOC126084566 gene encoding olfactory receptor 11H4 — MNRSATHIVTEFVLLGFPACWEMQIFLFSLLLVVYVLTLLGNGAIICAVRCHPRLHTPMYFLLGNFAFLEIWYVSSTVPNMLANILSKTKAISFSGCFLQFYFFFSLGTTECLFLAVMAYDRYLAICHPLHYPTIMTRRICGMLVSLCWLTGFLGYPIPIFFISQLPFCGPNIFDHLLCDMDPLMSLSCAPAPITEFIFYTQSSLVLFVTIMYILRSYTLLLRAVFQVPSVAGQRKAFSTCGSHLVVVSLFYGTVMVMYVSPTYGVPTLMQKTLTLVYSVLTPLFNPLIYSLHNKDMKFALRNILDRMRISQNS, encoded by the coding sequence ATGAACAGGTCAGCAACACACATTGTGACTGAGTTTGTTCTCCTGGGATTCCCTGCTTGCTGGGAGATGCAGATTTTCCTCTTCTCATTGCTTTTGGTGGTTTATGTCTTGACCCTGCTGGGGAATGGGGCCATCATCTGTGCAGTGAGATGCCACCCACgactccacacccccatgtactttctGCTGGGCAACTTTGCCTTCCTTGAGATCTGGTATGTTTCCTCCACAGTTCCCAACATGCTAGCCAACATTCTCTCCAAGACCAAGGCCATCTCATTTTCTGGTTGCTTCCTCcagttctatttcttcttttccctggGCACTACTGAATGTCTCTTCCTGGCAGTAATGGCTTATGATCGGTACCTGGCCATCTGCCATCCACTGCACTACCCCACCATCATGACCAGGAGGATCTGTGGCATGCtggtgtctctctgctggctcactGGATTCCTTGGCTACCCAATCCCAATTTTCTTCATCTCCCAACTTCCCTTTTGTGGTCCCAATATCTTTGATCACTTACTGTGTGACATGGACCCACTCATGTCTCTGTCCTGTGCCCCAGCCCCCATTACTGAATTTATTTTCTACACTCAGAGCTCCCTTGTCCTTTTTGTCACTATTATGTATATTCTTCGATCCTATACTCTACTGCTCAGAGCTGTTTTTCAGGTCCCCTCTGTAGCTGGCCAGCGGAAGGCCTTCTCCACATGTGGCTCTCATTTAGTTGTGGTGTCTCTTTTCTATGGGACAGTCATGGTAATGTATGTGAGTCCTACATATGGGGTCCCGACTTTGATGCAGAAGACCCTCACACTGGTGTATTCAGTACTGACACCTCTCTTTAATCCCCTGATTTATAGTCTTCATAATAAAGACATGAAATTTGCCCTGAGAAATATCCTGGATAGAATGAGAATAAGTCAAAATTCATGA
- the LOC126083624 gene encoding olfactory receptor 11G2-like, whose product MEIFNTLNNSNTIDGFILLGFSCPREGQILLFVLFSIVYLLTLMGNGSIICAVRWDQRLHTPMYVLLANFSFLEICYVTSTIPNMLANFLSETKIISFSGCFLQFYFFFSLGSTESFFLVLMAFDRYLAICRPLHYPTIMTGRLCNNLVVSCWIFAFLWFLIPVIIISQMSFCGSRIIDHFLCDPGPLLALTCKRTPVMEFLFSTLNPLLIILLFFFIMGSYTLVLRAVLRVPSAAGKRKAFSICGSHLAVVSLFYGSVLVMYGSLSSQQEDGMQKIVTLFYSVLTPLLNPVIYSLRNKDMKRALQKFLGIQKTVIIKKTFEQY is encoded by the coding sequence ATGGAAATCTTCAACACCCTCAACAACTCCAACACCATTGATGGCTTCATCCTCCTGGGCTTCTCTTGCCCCAGGGAGGGTCAGATCCTCCTCTTTGTGCTCTTCTCTATTGTCTACCTCCTGACCCTCATGGGGAATGGTTCCATCATCTGTGCTGTGCGCTGGGATCAGAgactccacacacccatgtacgtCTTACTCGCCAACTTCTCCTTCCTGGAGATCTGCTATGTCACCTCTACTATCCCCAACATGTTGGCCAATTTCCTCTCTGAGACCAAGATCATCTCCTTCTCTGGGTGCTTTCTCcaattctactttttcttctccctgGGTTCTACAGAAAGCTTTTTCTTGGTGCTTATGGCATTTGATCGATATCTTGCAATCTGCCGGCCTCTACACTATCCAACCATTATGACTGGACGTCTCTGCAACAACCTTGTGGTCAGTTGCTGGATATTTGCTTTCCTCTGGTTCTTGATTCCTGTTATCATCATTTCCCAAATGTCCTTTTGTGGATCCAGGATTATTGACCACTTCTTATGTGACCCAGGTCCTCTTCTAGCACTCACTTGCAAAAGAACTCCTGTGATGGAGTTCCTCTTCTCCACATTAAATCCTCTCCTCattattcttctctttttcttcatcatgggGTCCTACACTCTGGTCCTAAGAGCTGTACTAAGAGTCCCCTCAGCAGCTGGAAAAAGAAAAGCCTTCTCTATCTGTGGGTCTCATCTGGCTGTGGTTTCACTTTTCTATGGCTCAGTACTGGTCATGTATGGGAGTCTATCATCTCAGCAAGAAGATGGAATGCAGAAAATTGTGAccctattttattctgttttgacCCCACTCCTTAACCCTGTGATATATAGTCTCAGGAACAAAGATATGAAAAGAGCCCTGCAGAAATTTCTGGGAATACAAAAAACAGTGATAATCAAAAAGACTTTTGAACAATATTAA